A section of the Scomber scombrus chromosome 24, fScoSco1.1, whole genome shotgun sequence genome encodes:
- the LOC133976270 gene encoding bone morphogenetic protein receptor type-2-like, which yields MAVGRITMKSLAKFVFCLTILLTSVAAAQGEERECAFTDQQQQWEVERVAGGEGRVSPENTTIRCAKGSHCFGLWEKSPPGEVRLVKQGCWTHLGDTQGCRDDRCVVTNLPPQIQNGTYHFCCCGSDMCNVNFTEDFPPPSPTTAQPIYPRTLRYQETVIIALATVSVLAVVAVAAFFGYRMMHGNGKQGLHNLNMMEAAGSESSLDLDNLKLLELIGRGRYGAVYCGSLDERPVAVKVFTAGNRPNFLNECSIYRLPLLEHDNIARFVAADERTGPEGRTEYLLVMDYYPYGSLSRYLSGQTNDWVNSCRLAHSVTRGLAYLHTELFKGDLYKPAVSHRDLNSRNILVKPDGTCVIIDFGLSMKLTGNRPARHGEEDNAAISEVGTIRYMAPEVLEGAVNLRDCESALKQVDMYALGLVYWETFMRCTDLFPGESVPEYQMAFQAEAGNHPTFEDMQVLVSREKQRPKFPEAWKENSLAVRSLKETMEDCWDQDAEARLTAQCAEERLAELLLIWDRSKSVSPTLNPMSTTLHNERNRMTPKSGPYTDHPSSYIEEHEGVAKNTQADTTSSVSGRTGAGTGERNRNSINQERQQQANARLPSPEGSSTSGGLRGSPSASTTTTTIISESEGTTGTPTVPVCLHLTQEDLETTKLDPKEVDKNLKESSDENLMEHSQKQFCSPDPLSPGSSSLLYPLIKMASEASGTSDPAATMPTTIFPLPKQQNLPKRPSSLPLRNKPTKKESSSSSLRFKFGRSGKSNLRQVEGAKTNIGVVPGTNTAVEAHRGTGTNNIPALRDTHVNGSANGAANGHAGTSISSMATGGASGFGGSSITHNGSGGGLRSDDGRLSLGVITASPDEHEPLLSREREQPDPRDTASSAAALRSARPNTNNNNSNTGHGRGDGESGGESDAGEEEGSGEGGSRETTGPPGESSGSGSGSSAAVPQREPPVTMRGEALLRQPRARRPERPNSLDLSFTTQDLASLGGGLVQPDGAAGTGEKIKKRVKTPYSLKKWRPTTWVITDTRGPEVNNNGSSHGQGHSQNRAKSSSAIYLRGGSLASEPSDTQV from the exons CGGCGCAGGGCGAGGAGAGGGAATGTGCCTTCAcggaccagcagcagcagtgggagGTGGAGCGAGTGGCGGGGGGCGAAGGCCGGGTCTCCCCAGAGAACACCACCATCAGATGTGCCAAGGGCAGCCACTGTTTTGGCCTGTGGGAAAAAAGTCCACCAGGCGAAGTGCGACTAGTCAAACAAG gTTGCTGGACTCACCTGGGCGACACCCAGGGTTGCCGCGACGACCGCTGCGTGGTGACCAACCTCCCTCCGCAGATCCAGAATGGGACATACCACTTCTGCTGCTGCGGCAGTGACATGTGTAATGTCAATTTCACAGAGGACTTCCCGCCGCCGAGCCCCACCACTGCACAGCCCATct ATCCTCGCACGCTGCGCTATCAAGAGACAGTAATTATCGCCCTGGCAACAGTCTCCGTGCTGGCCGTGGTTGCTGTAGCAGCCTTCTTCGGTTACCGCATGATGCACG gaAACGGTAAACAAGGCCTTCACAACCTGAACATGATGGAGGCGGCCGGTTCTGAAAGCTCTCTGGACCTAGACAATCTGAAACTGCTCGAG ctgatcgggcgtggtcgatacgGCGCCGTGTACTGCGGCTCTCTGGATGAACGGCCTGTCGCTGTGAAGGTGTTTACGGCAGGCAACCGGCCCAACTTTCTTAATGAATGCTCCATCTACCGGCTACCACTGCTGGAGCATGACAACATCGCCCGCTTTGTGGCCGCTGACGAGAGGACAGGCCCAGAGGGACGCACAGAGTACCTGCTGGTCATGGACTACTACCCATAT GGCTCTCTGAGTCGCTACTTGAGCGGCCAGACCAACGACTGGGTGAACAGCTGTCGACTGGCTCACTCCGTCACTCGTGGCCTGGCGTACCTGCACACTGAGCTCTTTAAAGGAG ACTTGTACAAGCCAGCCGTCTCCCACAGGGACCTGAACAGCCGGAATATTCTGGTCAAGCCTGACGGCACGTGTGTCATCATCGATTTCGGCCTGTCCATgaagctgacaggaaacaggccAGCGCGTCACGGGGAGGAAGATAATGCTGCTATAAGTGAG GTGGGCACGATCCGCTACATGGCTCCAGAGGTGCTGGAGGGGGCGGTGAACCTGAGGGACTGCGAGTCGGCGCTGAAGCAGGTGGATATGTACGCCCTGGGCCTGGTCTACTGGGAGACTTTCATGAGATGCACCGACCTGTTCCCCG GCGAGTCTGTGCCAGAGTACCAGATGGCCTTTCAAGCGGAGGCAGGGAACCACCCGACGTTTGAGGACATGCAGGTCCTGGTGTCCAGAGAGAAGCAACGGCCCAAATTCCCCGAGGCCTGGAAAGAGAACAGTTtg GCGGTTCGCTCCCTGAAAGAGACGATGGAGGACTGTTGGGACCAGGATGCAGAGGCCCGCCTCACAGCCCAGTGTGCTGAGGAACGACTTGCAGAGCTGCTCCTTATATGGGACCGCTCCAAATCTGTCAGCCCCACACTCAACCCCATGTCTACCACACTGCACAATGAGAG AAATCGCATGACGCCAAAGTCTGGCCCGTACACAGACCATCCCTCCAGCTACATTGAAGAGCATGAGGGTGTAGCCAAGAACACGCAGGCCGACACCACTAGCTCTGTGAGTGGCCGAACCGGAGCCGGGACcggagagagaaacaggaatTCCATCAACCAGGAGCGCCAGCAGCAAGCCAACGCTCGCCTGCCCAGCCCAGAGGGGAGCAGCACCAGCGGGGGCCTGAGAGGCAGCCCTTCAGCCTCCACTACAACCACCACTATTATTTCTGAGTCTGAGGGAACTACAGGGACCCCCACAGTCCCCGTCTGCCTCCACCTGACCCAGGAAGACCTGGAAACCACTAAGCTCGACCCTAAAGAGGTGGACAAGAACCTGAAAGAGAGCTCGGACGAGAACCTGATGGAGCACTCGCAGAAGCAGTTCTGTTCGCCAGATCCGCTGAGCCCAGGCAGTTCCAGCCTACTTTACCCCCTCATCAAGATGGCCAGTGAGGCCTCAGGCACATCAGATCCCGCTGCCACCATGCCCACCACCATCTTCCCCCTGCCCAAACAGCAGAACCTGCCCAAGAGGCCGTCCAGCCTGCCCCTGCGCAACAAGCCCACCAAGAAAGAGTCGTCATCCTCTTCGCTGAGGTTCAAGTTCGGACGCTCCGGGAAGTCCAACCTGCGGCAGGTGGAGGGAGCAAAGACGAACATTGGTGTCGTACCGGGCACAAACACGGCTGTAGAGGCTCACCGGGGCACAGGCACAAACAACATACCTGCTCTACGAGACACGCACGTCAACGGTAGCGCCAACGGAGCCGCCAACGGTCACGCCGGCACCAGCATCTCGTCCATGGCGACGGGCGGCGCCTCAGGTTTCGGAGGATCCAGCATAACCCACAATGGTTCCGGAGGAGGCCTGAGGTCCGACGACGGCCGCCTGAGCCTCGGCGTCATCACGGCCAGCCCCGACGAACACGAGCCGCTCCTGAGCCGAGAGCGAGAGCAGCCCGACCCCAGAGACACGGCCTCGAGCGCGGCGGCTCTCCGCTCGGCGCGAcccaacaccaacaacaacaacagcaacaccgGCCACGGCCGGGGGGACGGAGAGAGCGGAGGAGAGAGCGACgccggagaggaggaggggagcgGAGAGGGAGGAAGCAGGGAAACCACGGGGCCCCCTGGAGAAAGCTCGGGGTCCGGGTCCGGGTCCAGCGCCGCGGTCCCCCAGAGGGAACCTCCGGTCACCATGAGAGGGGAGGCTCTACTGAGGCAGCCAAGAGCTCGCAGGCCTGAGAGACCTAACTCTCTGGACCTGTCCTTCACTACACAGGACCTGGCCTCTCTAG GAGGGGGCTTGGTGCAGCCAGACGGAGCTGCGGGAACAGGAGAAAAGATCAAGAAGCGCGTCAAAACTCCTTATTCTCTGAAGAAGTGGCGACCCACCACATGGGTCATCACAGACACCAGGGGACCCGAAGTCAACAACAACGGGTCCAGCCACGGTCAAGGTCACAGTCAGAACCGGGCCAAGTCCAGTTCGGCTATCTACCTGCGGGGGGGCAGCTTGGCCAGCGAGCCCAGCGACACGCAAGTGTGA